One Kitasatospora sp. MAP12-44 DNA segment encodes these proteins:
- the uraH gene encoding hydroxyisourate hydrolase — protein sequence MTGISTHVLDTSLGRPAAGVPVELALNTEGGWKVLGTSATDSDGRAKDLPAVEAGSVVRLRFDTAAYYAATSDEAPFFPEVSIVFTVAPAQHHYHVPLLLNPFGYSVYRGS from the coding sequence ATGACTGGCATCTCCACGCACGTGCTCGACACCAGCCTCGGCCGCCCGGCCGCAGGCGTCCCGGTCGAGCTCGCACTGAACACCGAGGGTGGCTGGAAGGTGCTCGGCACCTCCGCCACGGACTCCGACGGCCGGGCCAAGGACCTGCCGGCCGTGGAGGCGGGCTCGGTCGTCCGGCTCCGGTTCGACACCGCCGCCTACTACGCGGCGACGTCGGACGAGGCGCCGTTCTTCCCCGAGGTCTCGATCGTCTTCACGGTCGCGCCCGCGCAGCACCACTATCACGTGCCGTTGCTGCTGAACCCCTTCGGATACTCCGTCTACCGCGGAAGCTAG